The window CTCTCCGTTTCATGCAGAATTCCGGCTAAGTCGATCTCCCTATACTACATGTAATTGCTCTATATTTTTCAGCCAATGAACGAACATCACAGTGAGCCAGGCTACATCTGGCGTTCTTTTGACGAACTGACAACCACCCAGCTCTACAGCCTGCTCAAGCTACGGCAGGAAGTTTTTGTAGTAGAACAGGATTGCGCCTATCTTGACGCAGACGGCCTTGATCAGCATTCCATGCATTTGCTTGTCTACGATGAGAACGAAAAAGAGTTGATCGGTTACCTCAGGCTGATCGAGCCTGAAATAAAATATGCCGAACCTGCCATCGGCCGGCTTGTAACTGCCGAGAAAATACGGGGTACAGGCATTGCCAGGCAGATGATGCGAGAAGCTATCGATCAGGCCCGGGACACATTCCCCGGACGCGTAATTCGCATCTCTGCTCAATTATATCTTGAGAAATTCTACACTAGCCTTGGTTTTACTCTTGCCTCAGATCCATACGACGAAGATGGTATTCCCCATGTGGAGATGCACCATGGTGGCAAACTATAAAACGATTATTTTTTATTGAGCCGTTCATGGGAGATCCAGACTAAAAATTCAACCGCACTTCACCCAGGTGGGCATTCAGGCTGGGGTTTTTGTCGTAGATAGAGCCATTTGACTCATGATAGTATCGATAACCAATACTTATCGAACTGCTGAACCAATAACTCAAGCCGACCTGACCCCGAAAAAATATCGGCCCCGCAAAATCTATATCTCCGTAAACTTCCTGCCCCATCCCCCCGACACCCAGCCCCCCGGTCAGTGAGAATTTTCGCCCAGGTGACCAGAGAAACGCGTCTACTCCCGCCGCGATCCGCCCGCCGCTTTCACCTTTGCCGTC of the Desulfosediminicola ganghwensis genome contains:
- a CDS encoding acyloxyacyl hydrolase, yielding MMNRARSAILCALVFFISLQNVEAKSYGAEKPDFSFRAADYGARIAGSFREGKSGLTLYEVFAALPLPWVADFADDWQLSSALDLSLGLLDGKGESGGRIAAGVDAFLWSPGRKFSLTGGLGVGGMGQEVYGDIDFAGPIFFRGQVGLSYWFSSSISIGYRYYHESNGSIYDKNPSLNAHLGEVRLNF
- a CDS encoding GNAT family N-acetyltransferase codes for the protein MNEHHSEPGYIWRSFDELTTTQLYSLLKLRQEVFVVEQDCAYLDADGLDQHSMHLLVYDENEKELIGYLRLIEPEIKYAEPAIGRLVTAEKIRGTGIARQMMREAIDQARDTFPGRVIRISAQLYLEKFYTSLGFTLASDPYDEDGIPHVEMHHGGKL